The segment GCATAAGTGTGCACACAAACTAGGCTGACAAGCCCAGGAGTTTCCAAAattggcagacagacacaccgGAGTGAAAACATGTCTGCCCACAGCCTTCCACCTGGCAGAGATAATAAAAATGTGGATGCCATTTTTTGAAGCATGTCATGTTTGAGCTTAAAGCAAAACAGCATCATGTCAAGTTGTTATAGTGGCCACAGTTACTGTggcaaaactgaactgtgtggAGTAGCTACAGAGTCATGCTCATCCCCCCTTcactgtaaagtgctttgagtatCTAGATAAAGCTCTGTGTAAATATCatacagcatcatcatcatggcaGTACACAAACATGTTGACAACATGTCATTtgagtcattttcacacaagtTTGAACTGTTTGACCTCTTTGTTCAGTTTGAGTCATTCTAAAATGAGCTTCTGTGAGCGACATGTGCTCATTGTTTTTCATAGCTGTCAGCCATTGTTCCATATGCCCCGTTGCTGGGAGCCAACATGTTAATCTTGCCTGGTGCGGCTTTATGTTCATGTTTCTTGCTAATCCTTCCTATGCTAATGTTTATGTTGGCAGGTACATGTGCTCTCTGTCATTCTTCCACTATTCGGAGTACCTGGTGACGGCCATCATCAACCCTCGCAGCTTGTCGCTGGACTCCTTCCTGCTCAACCACAGTGTGGAGTATACACTGGCTGCAGTCTCATCATGGCTGGAGTTCACTGTGGAGAAGCTCATTGTTCCAGGTTTGTTTTGCATCTCTGTCCTTGTCAGTGTAGTTTTCTACATTAAGATGGCACATAGGTTAGCTGGTCTTTGAACGTGACTGGCATCATCACTTTTGTGGCATTGGATGTAGTAGCCcattccgtgtgtgtgtgtgtgtgtgttagggtctATGACATCAGTTCTTTTCAAAACCCTTCCTTAAACATCGATGTGATGTCTCTACTGTGCAGTAGATGTAACCATGCTCCTTCCAGCAACCAAATCATTGCTTTACCGTTGGATTAGCAGACAACTGGCACAGCCAGTTGAGGCCCTGATGAAGCTGGAACATGTGTGAGACTCTTTGGATAAGTGAAATaattagggctgtagtcaaccagagaaaatcttggtcgactgaagtcctgaaatttcgaccaaaagttGACTAATCGGGGGGCagcgggaatacaaaaaaaataaataaataaatactattttTAGATCAATTAACTGGACAGTAGCCTGCCTGCTAGCCTTctccgcctaaatgaattataaataaacataaacaacaagtatttgcagtatattaaataatttttgacctaattatttttgcactgaatgatcatacttgccaactctcccgattcacacgggagactcccgatttttaaccctatctcccgcaatgctcccggtcagtaatttctcatctcctgccgccctcccgttttgtcttttctcccgggaatctcccgtaatttacaagccccaactttgtttgttaataataatgagaaacgcgcaataacaaaggttttattttgaaagctgagaccgaaagccgccgcagctccgtcagtttaacagaagctgaaacacacggcgaaatgtttaactgtaaataaaagtgcacattttccagcagcATTTGTCAGACAATGCCGAGtttactgactaattattaaaaacctggaAGTGTTGTAAATCTTAACCGGCTCGGCAGGCACTAATATCCCTGCACATCTTTTGCTGCTCCCCACCACAAAAATCGCCCagattttactactcaaatgttggcaggtttgtgaatgacacactggaggcggtcggctctgacagcgttgcGTCAATATCATAACCTATGATTTCCGTttatgtcaagctgccgtcatcgcgggtgtgtgcgcctgcagttataaaacgattagacaaaaatttgaaatatgccaattctgatatgtttatactcaaaactgacggagcaacctaacgcagacatgttagcttaccgtttttaggtgatatgccatgttggtcgttgagctgtgatacacaaactgttgtttgcaaagtttgcattcgacttttttccatctattttggtaaaatgctgccacactgacgacgtctttgacatggtagaggactaaatgttcattaaacattcttaattaagcaaatagtctgaaaaccaggcctaattttttcttcaattcagaacatatGGGCCTACCTATTTGTCtccgccagtgggttgggctaatccaaaattgtgaaaacaaggggggtgttctgaagacagactatTACCTGTGAAACCgtttgttctgaaaacacccccattagcacttagtgctttactcctgatcaaattaacacggcaaataatcgagcaatcagattttggtcgaccaagaacgtatcgaccaataatcgaccagtcgactaacagactgcAGCACTAGAAATAATCATGCCTCAGTTCCAAgaagagttttgaaaataattgaTGTCATAAGTTGAGAGGGCTTTCAGTTACCCTCTTTTATTGAATGAGTAGAACAAAGTAAAGCTGGAGGACCCATCAGAtctaacacaaacaaacaggcacatTATGCTCACAAATAGTTGAACAGAATAGAACGGCTGTGTGAAATACTGTTCATTTTGACAGCCAGTTTTGATCTCTTTTTAGTCCTTTgactaaaatgtattttagtcttagtcatttgaattttgtcaGTGTTAGCTGATAGAAATTTAAGGCCAATGAGTAGGATTTTGTAggttgcagtttgtaaacacaacattcaaagttggcccctcctccctggctaagctaactgcCAGCagccagttttcatttcctaggatggtgacagaatgaaatgatcacccaaaatgtaaaacatttttggcAAGGCGGCACGTCCCTGTCCCACAGGAAACTAGCCAGCACTGcattgctcttcatcctcatcctctctctcagtgctcgccagcgggtgaaagccaaccccacaTTCACTCTCGTTGGGGAATGAGATTTGTCGGCTTGGCATTTCACCTTGTTAGTGTTCCTTTTTTCTACAGTCCACATCCAGGATTTTTGTAGCTttctattggatgtggtgctattgatctggcactgtgcgctgttattggctgggagctgcacacccactgcccaaaggctgccacccagaagagtcccgagctcagcaaaacaagtaaatccagcagagagcagcgtCTCTGCAGATGACATCATGTTGACATGATTGGTTAGATACTTATTCGTATTGTTTGTATGTTGACTTTTTTCTGGTACTCCTTGCTCAGGGTACTTTTAGGACACTTGATAACTAAGtcctctgtcctgctctgaGCTGTTACTATTTTTAGTAGGGATGCACGATATTTATCAGACTGATAAAATATCGGCCAATTTGGGGAAAAATTACGCCATTTTTTATCAATCCGATAGGTACATTTTTCTGATAAAAAGATCcgataaattaattaaattacgAGAAACGTTTACAGGCTGAGTAGCcgccctttttttctttaaataaactttattcAGGCCGAGTAGCCCCAAAACAGGCTGTGACGCGCTGGTTACGTCATCTGTCACGCCTTACTAGCAGGACCCAAGCCTGGCCCGTCACTGCCTGACTAATAATAACATGTCTTCACCAGCGTGGTCGTTTCTCTCAGTGGCAGAAGATGACAAAAGCATtgcagggctctcaagtctcccgcattgggcgtgagacacacacatttcaacccgttcacacactcacacacggagttaagtttttaagttttacCACAGACATATGGACATCAGATGTTAGTCCGGTCAGCATGCTAATCCTAACGGCTCAGTGGTTGGATCAAGACTTTAACATGCAAAAAGCAATGCTGCACGCACAGGAGTGCCCTGGGTCGCATACAGCAACAATGATATGCCAAGCTTTTGAAACAATTATATGAAgattatattaaatataaaaatataaacttaTCGGTTATCGGTATCAGTATCGGCCGTGAGAAGCAGGAAATTATCAGTTATCGGTATCGGTTGAAATTTTTCATATCATGCATCACTAATTTTTCATAAGAACACTTTTAGCACTTCCTATGAATAATTCTGAGAGGCTTGATAACTCTGGGTCCAGGAAACTGAAAATGGATcacagaggggaagaggaacATGCACACTTCTGCTAATGCCCTAGTACATATGAATCACCTGTATATTTCTATCTTCTCTCCCAGAGCTGAAACAACTGAACTGGCTGAGTGTGGTGGGCCTGCTGATGGTGCTGGGGGGGGAAAGCCTACGGAAGGCAGCCATGTTGACGGCTGGCTCCAACTTCAACCACATAGTACAGAATGAGAAGGCCCAGAGCCATGTGTTAGTCACCAGCGGGGTATACTCCTACTTCAGACACCCCTCGTATGTAGGCTGGTTCTACTGGAGCATAGGAACACAGGTCAGTCACAACACCAGGTATTACATTCATACTCAGTAGACTGCatagttttttctgttttcatatcatGCATGTTTTCCCATTTCTTTGTCTCAGTATGTTCTACTGCCATTATTTTGCACACCCTCAGAATGCAGTGATTCATAGTTCATGCTTTTCATTCTTCTAGCTCTAATGTTCAGACAAGTAGGCTCAGTTAAATGTTTCCCATTTTCTCCATTCCCCTTTGAGTTTCTACAGCCTGTCCAGCCCACCCCCTCCCTAATCTCTTGAGAATGTCTGTAGCAGCTGACTGGAGCAGCCTCCACCTGCTAACCACAAGAGGCTGACACACGTCACTGTACCAAGTTCAAAAAGAGCAGTGCTTTGCTTGCATCTGTCCAAGtattcaaacaaactgcagcagaggtCAAACGTAAAGTGGGGGTGTAATAACCAAGCACTACAATGAAAAAATGTGACAGTAACATACATGAAACTGCAGTTAGCCTTATTAAGGCTGTAGATACTTGGGAGATGCACCCGCTACACATGATACACATCACGGGGGTCTGAGAAACTACCTTTCAGTCACACATTGAGCCTGTTGGAGCCTGTTGAGTCTGACAGAAAATCTGCCCATAATGTTGAAAAATTCAACCCAAGgacattttaaatttgatcaAAATCTATGACATATGCATAAATTCGTCTATATAAGCGAATACGttaatttttaatgaatgtgttGACCCTGTTAGTTATCATTTATCTCACTGGTGTTGTTGAACATCTAGATGATCATTACAGGAGAACATGCATACTCCAGTTTAGTGCTAATTTGTGTGAGCAATGGACAGCTAGCATGTCTCTCGTAATTCCAGTACCAGTCTGTCTCCACTCCAAAAATAAAGAGCAGTGGCTGTGTCTCCAACCCTCAAATCTGAATCCTCATATCTTCTGCACCTTGTGGAATGCTGACATAGATATTGTCAGCCACAAGGAGCCTCAGGTAGCCCAATAACTTAGACAAAAccttttttattcacatttgtaAACAATTGTCAGTTGGATGCTATATAACCAAATGccagtgtcagtgtgagtgatgTAGAAGCCATCattgtgtttcattgttttcattgttaacTTAGATAATATCTGATCATttaaaaaactttgaaaaaaaaaataaataaataacatgtttaTGAAGTCTGCTGTACATACAAGGCAGTTGAGTGTAATTATTTCTGGGCTGTCTAGATTTGGAATATTATGTTTCCTATTGTAAGTAAGAAATGGCTTTTTGCTGAACTAATGTCAGAGTATTTGCTGCATATCATaatattttgcagtgtaagggACTTCCAAAACCATGTTCAATTATGCAAATTTTACTTATTCCTTCAACAGTAAAAGATAGAATTCTAAATATAGGCCTGCCaccgtgtgtgtctgtttataaTGCAGTGATGTACAGGGAAATGACTGCATGCAAAGCTACACACAGTGGAATGCATGATGGGACGCATTTTGTCATGACATGTAAGCACTGATGCTAGCATCATCAGCATTTTGTTATGGAACCATCAAACCTTGTGTAGCAGTGGGGGCACCCTGATGGTCCACCTGGTACACTTCATCAAGCCTGATTCCTGGACTCCAGTccagcccagaccctttgcCCTCTCACTCCCCggcctctctctgctgttactatcaaataaagatgaaaagcCCCAAATATGCATACTAGAAGATGggcaaacacattttgttaaaaCAGACTCTGCAGGCATCCATGAAATCCAGCAGGGGGCATGAGGTAAGGTCATGTGATGCCTTGACGTTCATCAGCTAACAGCTCCTTTTTCACAAGAAAAGCTTGTTTaagggccataccagtgattctgcaggTTTGATGTAATGTCTGCAGAAagttcatgtttctgctaatattttcccagagcaagcagtcatattttagaactctgatatgatttttcctgcttttatccagccatcagtttccattcattccactgacACGAAAATGATCTTCAAGAGACATCAAACTTCCCAAAACATATATAGCCATCTATGGATATTGTTATAATATTGACAGATATATtatgtcaaaaatattgtggtttttgaatttgtctttatcgcccagccctaaaaGAGGGGCATCCATGCTGTTGCTTTCCCCCTGGTGAGTGATTTTCCTCTGTAATGTTGCAGGTCATGTTGTGTAACCCGGTGTGCATACTTGGCTACACATTAGCCAGCTGGCGCTTCTTCCGCGAGCGGATTGAAGAGGAAGAGCTTTCCCTCATCCATTTCTTCGGGGAGGACTATGTGGAGTACAAGAAGAAGGTTTCCACTGGGCTGCCCTTGATTTCAGGCATCCGTGTCAACTAGACTGTGGAGATGAGTGCTGGACATACTGGACTTGAAGCACTAAAGCAAGGCTGCCCTTGTCAGCATTTGGCATTTGCCATCATGGCTACTATCCAAGGGGTATAATCGTGTAGCTCACTGAGCCCTGAAACTCATTGCCAGAGATCTTGACAGCCATGGTTATGGCAAGTGACTGGGCTGCCGTTCCTCTACCAAGCTCTTCTGCTGAAATGACACCAAGTCTAATTAGAAAGACGAGACAACTTCTAGTGTAGTACTTGCTCTCATTCCACCTATTTTAGTTGTGTTTTCTCCTTCTGAATATTTCAGTGAGGCTTAGTATGTTTACACATGACATCTGACTTGTTACGTTTCAGGGTGCTACTGAGTACTCATAGCAAAGCCCTTTGGGATCTTACTTTTATGTAAATCACTTCagcaagaaaacaaatgtttttttcctcatttattttaagtaaatgtgttttaagtgCTCAGAGATTGACATTTGAATTTAATAGGTAGCATGTTTTTGGTCAATACAGTGATCAATATTTGGAGGGAGAAGTCACAGATAGCCAATAtattgtgctgatattcagtatatttaaactatttaaactgttttcatgcaaaatttcagtatttttggttaattttattCCCAATAtaacaaatttgttttttgggttAGCAGCTCTTAAAGCAAGGTGACCCATCACACCATTTCTGTGATAAGGGAAACCCTTGGTTACTTTTAAATTAAGAATTAATTTAAAGATTATGAAcctataaaatgtgcaaagaaagtAAAGGTCATGCAAGGTTTTACATGTCTGTGTAGCTGTGGCCTGGGATAAGACGACAACATGACTGGCCTGATGTCAGTGAAACCCTAAAATTCAGAATTCTGCTCCTTACTGAGGTCTTGCGTTCCAGCGTCATTTTGCATTATAATCTGCCCCATAAAATTTGTCTACGCAGACTAAATTAATACAATCGCAAATGACTCACCCTCGGTTCATGAAAAGCCTTTGTTTAGCCATTGAAATGGTGGATCCTCACCGTTaattacttttcattttgtggtAAGTAAGGCATGTTTCGGTACACAAGGGCATGATCAATTATGGAAGGTTGTAGATCTTCAGGTTCCTGTCCTGAGTAGGAACAGTCGGCAGCGGGACGTCCTGGATGTGAAGTCGTGCCCGTTAACATCCAAACATTAACCCTAGTCTTAACCTTTTCCTTGACTGGGTAGTTCATCCTACTATCACCTGTACCTCATTATTTTATAGTTCCCTCATCTTGAGTTTGTGCTGCCCACAAAACCATCAGCTCATTGGGGTCTTCAGGCACCTTATCTTGAAACGGTAGCTAACATCTTGtcatttctgttgctgttaGTTCATACgttgtatttttgtctttggTTCCTTCATGTTCACTAAAAGGTGGTTTTTATGGGCAGAGGGGTTGTGAgaagactgactgactgctgctCTCTCAGTTCCATCTGAGTGGCTTCACTAATGCTGTAAAGCACTCTTCTatccctgtctgtcttttctctcttgattttatttatttatttagttgttgttttttttgttttttttgaaagattgTTCAGGTCATGAATAACTACAGGAGCAAAGACGATCTGTCACTAATCCCGCTGACTACATAATATAAATACACTCAGCGGCCACTTGATTAGCACCTGctcaatctaatacaatccaagacaactgctctgccataaagtttccttgtCTGATGGCTATAATGTATTTAAATAGGCAGGACAACAAAATAGAAACActtctaaatataatgtagtccagtacaagacctctgcaaactacaacctcaataataaacagattttAATTGACACATTCTGCATGTtctgtcaacacaaactgaacatgataaactttgttaaaaggtagaattgatggcagagctgctgagctgagctgcatcagactgtgcaggtggagctgaggaagtggccactgagtgtgtatgggAATGCACCTGCTTTTTGGAGATATTACAGACTGTCAGTTCATCTGTTACATGATAGGAGCATTGTCATCAAGATCATCTACAGTATGTGTTCCTAGTAGATCACAGGCTCAGGAGTTCAATGCtaacacttaaacacacactaTGCTTTGTGACTATCAAAAAGAGCATGTAGCGCCTCAGCACAGGGCCACAGCCAGCCCTGCTTTTGATAGAGGACATTTGGTATGGAATAGGATGGAATACCTCTTTACACATGAATCTGAACTATTTATTAAATAGTAGTAATGAGTGAAGTAGAGCAAACAATTCAGGTTAAGCTTTGTTTGCTAGGGTAGGATGTGATAACTG is part of the Myripristis murdjan chromosome 7, fMyrMur1.1, whole genome shotgun sequence genome and harbors:
- the icmt gene encoding protein-S-isoprenylcysteine O-methyltransferase, with translation MAGSKLVLEGRISIKGFILGLSVIIIPLIRTLFGHLDWVFDYLTETSGKIAISIHIAVVNGLLLIIYSGPVYKVAVRACFLGVTFGCGLIISFSQTTWTHFGWYMCSLSFFHYSEYLVTAIINPRSLSLDSFLLNHSVEYTLAAVSSWLEFTVEKLIVPELKQLNWLSVVGLLMVLGGESLRKAAMLTAGSNFNHIVQNEKAQSHVLVTSGVYSYFRHPSYVGWFYWSIGTQVMLCNPVCILGYTLASWRFFRERIEEEELSLIHFFGEDYVEYKKKVSTGLPLISGIRVN